A single Syntrophomonadaceae bacterium DNA region contains:
- a CDS encoding transposase, with protein sequence PDHGVRINDLEAAELIQKIAEIKSPQEIQAFEKQKRNAVVKELKKRQLSIRQIGRLTGISFGIIRKL encoded by the coding sequence CCTGATCATGGGGTCAGGATAAATGATCTGGAAGCAGCTGAACTAATCCAAAAAATAGCTGAGATAAAAAGTCCGCAAGAGATACAGGCATTTGAGAAGCAAAAGAGAAATGCAGTGGTCAAAGAGCTTAAAAAAAGACAGTTGTCCATCAGGCAGATCGGAAGATTAACCGGGATCAGTTTTGGTATCATCAGAAAGCTATGA